In one Roseburia intestinalis L1-82 genomic region, the following are encoded:
- a CDS encoding IS4 family transposase: MNYSTEVKQKLLSIITKMDSYYWLFTKHPKTDFSRKKKWSFEEVMKFMLTMEGKALRDELLEYFEFDNTTPSNSSFNQRRAQILPEAFEFLFQEFTKSFTDNVTYNGLRLIACDGSDLCIAHNPQDETTYFQTLPDRKGYNLLHLNAFYDLCSRQYTDAIIQPSRLANERRAMCEMIDRYNDTSAIFIADRGYENYNIFAHVEHKGMYYLIRVKDITSNGITSKLTMLPESGEFDEWVNVTLTKKQTNEVKANPKKYRVIDKKTPFDYLDLHFNNFYEMKMRVIRFPIPQGSYECIITNLPQDKFNSDEIKRLYAKRWGIETSFRELKYALGLTRFHSKKPEYIMQEIWSRMTLYNFCEIIATNVVINEKKGCKHTYQLNYTRAIRICCYFLSIKKEKAPPDVEYLIGHELLPIRPGRIDPRKVKTQSAISFLYRAA; this comes from the coding sequence ATGAATTATTCTACAGAGGTAAAACAAAAATTACTATCAATTATTACAAAAATGGATTCTTACTATTGGCTATTTACAAAGCATCCAAAAACGGACTTTTCCCGTAAAAAGAAATGGTCATTTGAAGAGGTTATGAAGTTCATGCTTACAATGGAAGGCAAAGCATTAAGAGATGAACTGTTGGAATATTTTGAATTTGATAATACTACACCATCAAATTCTTCATTCAATCAGCGTAGAGCACAGATATTGCCTGAAGCATTTGAATTTTTATTCCAAGAATTTACAAAGTCTTTTACGGATAATGTTACATATAATGGTCTTAGACTGATTGCATGTGATGGCTCGGATTTGTGCATTGCACACAATCCCCAAGATGAAACAACCTATTTTCAAACTCTTCCTGACAGAAAAGGGTACAACCTATTGCATTTAAATGCTTTTTATGATTTATGCAGCCGCCAATACACAGATGCAATTATCCAGCCTTCACGCTTGGCGAATGAAAGACGTGCAATGTGTGAAATGATTGACCGATACAATGATACATCAGCTATTTTTATCGCAGACAGGGGTTATGAGAATTATAATATATTTGCCCATGTGGAACACAAAGGAATGTATTATTTAATTCGTGTCAAAGATATAACAAGTAATGGTATAACTTCAAAACTTACAATGCTTCCAGAGAGTGGGGAATTTGATGAATGGGTTAATGTTACGCTTACTAAAAAGCAGACAAATGAAGTAAAAGCAAATCCCAAAAAATACAGAGTTATTGATAAGAAAACGCCTTTTGATTATCTTGATCTGCATTTTAATAATTTTTACGAAATGAAAATGAGAGTGATACGTTTTCCAATACCTCAAGGTTCTTATGAATGCATTATTACAAATCTGCCACAAGATAAATTTAATTCTGATGAAATCAAACGGTTATATGCAAAACGTTGGGGAATAGAAACCTCTTTTCGAGAATTGAAATATGCCTTAGGACTAACACGTTTTCATTCAAAGAAACCAGAATATATTATGCAGGAAATATGGTCAAGAATGACTCTGTATAATTTCTGTGAAATTATAGCAACTAATGTTGTTATAAATGAGAAAAAAGGCTGTAAACATACATATCAGCTCAACTATACCCGAGCAATTCGGATTTGCTGTTACTTTCTATCGATTAAAAAAGAAAAAGCTCCACCCGATGTAGAATATCTAATCGGACATGAGCTTCTTCCTATACGTCCTGGGAGAATAGACCCTCGCAAAGTCAAGACCCAGTCGGCGATAAGCTTTCTATATAGAGCAGCTTAA
- a CDS encoding class I SAM-dependent methyltransferase codes for MSERIKPTISGSAETMLQSFYARAQYSKSKHNKFYDAKAVELVDKIDYDFSTAARDSTMGKGVIARTIVFDELVKNFIEKNPDCTVVNIACGLDTRFYRMDNGKITWYNLDLPETIAIRNQIFEESGRVSTIGISALDPAWSKEVKVRGKMLFIIEGLSMYLTAEENGKILKIIKDNFDNACILMECLAKAWVKKEGIEKSIQQTGSKFVFGADHFEDLGNMTTGYHKIKDDNILRGMELFSSAYRLLALLPIAKKVTQKILIFEKDEQSM; via the coding sequence ATGAGTGAAAGAATAAAACCTACTATCAGTGGCAGTGCTGAGACAATGCTCCAGAGCTTTTATGCCAGAGCCCAATATTCCAAAAGTAAGCATAATAAATTCTATGATGCAAAGGCGGTAGAATTAGTCGACAAAATTGATTATGATTTTTCTACAGCGGCTAGGGATTCTACGATGGGGAAAGGGGTAATTGCTAGAACGATAGTTTTTGATGAATTAGTAAAGAATTTTATAGAGAAAAATCCTGATTGTACGGTGGTTAATATTGCCTGTGGTCTGGATACGAGATTTTATCGCATGGATAATGGTAAAATCACCTGGTACAATCTGGACCTGCCAGAAACGATAGCAATCCGCAATCAGATTTTCGAGGAATCAGGACGTGTTTCTACGATAGGAATTTCTGCACTTGACCCTGCATGGTCAAAAGAAGTAAAAGTGCGGGGGAAAATGCTTTTTATCATTGAAGGATTATCAATGTATCTGACAGCAGAAGAAAACGGTAAGATATTAAAAATAATAAAGGACAACTTTGATAATGCCTGTATTCTTATGGAATGTCTGGCAAAGGCATGGGTAAAGAAAGAAGGAATAGAAAAATCCATACAGCAAACAGGCTCAAAATTTGTCTTCGGTGCAGATCATTTTGAAGACCTTGGGAATATGACAACAGGGTATCATAAAATAAAAGATGATAATATTCTTCGTGGCATGGAGTTATTTTCATCTGCATACAGACTTTTGGCGTTATTACCGATTGCAAAAAAGGTTACGCAGAAGATTCTGATATTTGAAAAGGACGAACAAAGCATGTGA
- the bilR gene encoding bilirubin reductase, long form, whose product MKLLEPIKVGNIEFKNRIMFPPLTTGYEEKDGSIGEQSFRFYERLAKGGVGYIVIGDVAPLPTFSPTPKLYSPEQVQSFKKLADACHENGAKLGIQLFHPDYNVKALNDMFHQGKMQEARAKLHHDMQHFVNEVTAEELDEIIKHMENCAILAHEAGVDCIEVHGDRLVGSLCSPILNHRTDEYGGDLANRTRFALTLVKRLKTIVPDMVIDYKLPIVTPLGENSFRGKGGLPFDEACIFAKELEACGVDTLHVAQANHTGNMGDTIPAMGTQPYGFMVSYSKKIKELVSIPVSVVGRIVTPEAAEAVIANGSADIIGLGRSLLTDPDFANKCADGHCCNVRTCMMCNKGCTDNIQNRAFLSCVLNAENGYEATRHITPAASSKKIAIIGAGIAGLEAARVAALRGHSVTIFEKSLQIGGQLLIASVPPRKEEMMRSINYYANVLPELDVTFRLGEEFTSQDYNSFDEVIVATGANNAIIPVPGKDLPTVTSAWDVLAKKEIVFGNVSVIGGGLVGVETAEYLASRGCKVTIIEMMDQIAKEESNTVLPTLMSELEHYNVQIVTSAKLSEIKDDSVVVEKTIDDNTSTEEIASDFVVMAVGARKNLPELSDCPLPLHYIGDCAGERPSNIDHAIKSAYDVACEI is encoded by the coding sequence ATGAAATTATTAGAGCCTATAAAAGTTGGAAATATTGAGTTTAAAAACCGTATTATGTTCCCACCACTTACAACAGGATATGAGGAAAAAGATGGTTCAATTGGAGAACAAAGTTTTCGTTTTTACGAGCGTCTCGCAAAAGGCGGTGTCGGATATATAGTAATTGGAGATGTTGCACCACTTCCAACATTCTCTCCTACACCAAAGCTTTATTCACCTGAGCAGGTTCAAAGCTTCAAAAAACTTGCTGACGCATGTCATGAAAATGGTGCAAAGCTTGGAATTCAGTTATTCCATCCTGACTACAATGTCAAAGCTTTAAACGATATGTTCCATCAGGGCAAAATGCAGGAAGCAAGAGCTAAACTTCACCATGATATGCAGCACTTTGTAAATGAAGTAACTGCAGAAGAACTTGATGAAATAATAAAGCATATGGAAAACTGTGCTATCTTAGCACACGAAGCTGGTGTTGATTGTATTGAAGTACATGGAGACCGTCTTGTTGGTTCTCTCTGCTCTCCTATTTTAAATCATAGAACTGATGAATATGGCGGTGACCTGGCTAATCGTACACGTTTTGCATTAACACTTGTAAAAAGATTAAAAACAATCGTACCTGACATGGTTATCGACTACAAGCTTCCTATAGTTACTCCTCTTGGAGAAAATAGTTTTAGAGGAAAAGGTGGTCTTCCATTTGATGAGGCTTGCATTTTTGCAAAAGAATTAGAAGCTTGCGGTGTTGACACATTACATGTTGCACAGGCTAACCATACAGGAAATATGGGTGATACAATCCCTGCCATGGGAACACAGCCATACGGATTTATGGTTTCTTATTCTAAAAAAATAAAAGAGCTTGTATCTATTCCTGTATCTGTAGTAGGCCGTATCGTTACACCAGAAGCTGCCGAAGCAGTTATTGCAAATGGTTCTGCTGATATCATTGGATTAGGTCGTTCTCTTCTCACAGACCCTGACTTTGCAAACAAATGCGCAGATGGACATTGCTGTAATGTCAGAACATGTATGATGTGCAATAAGGGATGTACAGATAATATTCAGAATCGTGCTTTCTTAAGTTGTGTACTTAATGCTGAAAACGGTTACGAAGCAACACGACATATAACTCCTGCAGCATCATCAAAGAAAATAGCTATTATTGGTGCTGGTATTGCTGGACTTGAAGCTGCACGTGTTGCTGCATTAAGAGGTCATAGTGTAACCATTTTTGAGAAATCACTTCAGATTGGTGGTCAGTTACTTATTGCTAGTGTACCTCCAAGAAAAGAAGAAATGATGAGAAGTATTAATTATTATGCAAATGTACTTCCTGAATTAGATGTTACATTCAGGCTAGGTGAAGAATTCACATCACAGGATTATAATTCATTCGATGAAGTAATTGTGGCAACAGGTGCGAACAACGCAATAATCCCTGTTCCTGGCAAAGATCTTCCAACTGTTACAAGTGCATGGGATGTGCTTGCCAAGAAAGAAATCGTATTCGGTAATGTTTCTGTAATCGGTGGTGGTCTTGTAGGTGTTGAGACAGCTGAATATCTGGCTTCACGTGGATGTAAGGTTACAATTATTGAAATGATGGACCAGATTGCAAAAGAAGAAAGCAACACTGTTCTACCTACTCTAATGAGTGAATTAGAGCATTATAATGTTCAAATAGTAACATCTGCAAAATTATCAGAAATCAAAGATGATTCTGTAGTTGTTGAAAAAACAATAGACGACAATACATCAACAGAAGAAATTGCTTCAGACTTTGTTGTAATGGCTGTTGGTGCAAGAAAGAACCTTCCAGAGCTTTCTGATTGTCCTCTCCCACTTCACTATATTGGTGATTGTGCTGGAGAACGTCCAAGTAATATTGATCATGCTATTAAATCAGCATATGATGTGGCATGTGAAATATAA
- a CDS encoding alpha/beta hydrolase, translating into MTKQVEITNRDGHILRGIVNIPEDGTRFPAIVNVHGFTGNKSGYKSIYTHTARFLAEHGFASVRFDLYGNGESDGEFEDMTFTGILHDIEDIINWTKTQDFANPDKIILSGQSMGGYAAATAAPIVNPYALMLMCPGAGMWFGCKDRAEAMEAQGITKADIEGLTFPTSFNHDLFNYEPFSSAEGYNGPVLLIRGTADDLVDDATCHRYESLYNGKCNYKTIEGANHNFASAFARAELDKLMLEFLTPLK; encoded by the coding sequence TTGACAAAACAAGTAGAAATCACAAACCGTGATGGACACATCTTACGCGGAATAGTTAACATTCCAGAAGATGGCACAAGATTTCCTGCTATTGTAAATGTACATGGCTTTACAGGGAATAAAAGCGGTTACAAAAGTATTTATACTCACACAGCCAGATTCTTAGCTGAACATGGATTTGCCAGTGTCCGTTTTGATTTATACGGAAATGGTGAAAGTGATGGTGAATTCGAGGACATGACCTTTACAGGTATCCTACACGATATCGAGGATATTATAAACTGGACTAAAACACAAGATTTTGCCAATCCAGATAAGATTATCTTATCTGGTCAGAGTATGGGAGGATACGCAGCTGCTACTGCCGCTCCTATTGTTAATCCTTATGCTCTCATGCTTATGTGTCCAGGTGCTGGAATGTGGTTTGGATGTAAGGATCGTGCTGAAGCCATGGAAGCTCAGGGAATCACCAAGGCCGATATTGAAGGACTCACTTTCCCAACATCCTTTAATCATGATTTATTTAATTATGAGCCATTCTCGTCAGCAGAAGGATACAACGGACCAGTCCTCCTTATAAGAGGAACTGCAGATGATTTGGTAGATGATGCAACATGCCATAGATATGAGTCACTTTACAATGGAAAATGCAATTATAAAACGATTGAAGGCGCTAACCACAATTTTGCCAGTGCTTTTGCAAGAGCAGAATTAGACAAATTAATGTTAGAGTTTTTAACACCACTTAAATAG
- a CDS encoding MFS transporter, whose translation MKETRPFSMKDKIGYTLGDLGCCCTEQFRAMYLAIFYTLVLKVNPVHVGILMLITKFWDAINDPLIGALVDSHKNKGKGKFIPWIKFFAFPTAVLCILGFVNVSNFAYGARIAYMFITYIVYEIMYTCVSVPFGSLSSVMTDDVNQRTDLSRFRSLGGTIFMTVIVIAGPLFLYKDNQPVPSHFLIMSAICAVIGLICLMFTSHWCKERIITEPVVEKKEKLNYFQVIKDITKNKALLGVMLSSFIGIVGAGMVNGLNTYLFRDYFGNVAIMAVSGMLSVIWSLIAFVGTKFVAKKFGKKEWIMYSATFSVVVYAILFFFPLENPMLFIIINGICYLGVSGFQVLVWALVNDAIDYQELQTGKRNEGIVYSAYTFFRKLANAVSGSMSSFALAIAGFQVNEAVQNEAFSGRLWKTYTGLYVVGYLLAVLVLKFIYPLTKEKTAEMLQDLADKRNAATAE comes from the coding sequence ATGAAAGAAACAAGACCTTTTTCCATGAAGGACAAAATTGGTTACACTCTTGGCGATTTGGGATGTTGCTGTACTGAGCAGTTCCGTGCCATGTATCTTGCTATTTTTTATACACTGGTATTAAAAGTTAATCCAGTACACGTAGGAATCCTTATGCTTATTACAAAGTTTTGGGATGCTATAAATGACCCTTTAATTGGTGCACTTGTTGATAGCCACAAAAACAAAGGAAAAGGAAAATTTATTCCTTGGATTAAATTCTTTGCTTTTCCAACTGCAGTACTCTGTATATTAGGATTTGTTAACGTAAGCAATTTCGCTTATGGTGCACGTATTGCTTATATGTTCATTACATATATTGTTTACGAAATTATGTACACATGTGTCAGCGTTCCATTTGGTAGTCTTTCAAGTGTAATGACTGATGATGTTAACCAACGTACTGACCTTTCTCGTTTCAGAAGTCTTGGCGGTACAATTTTTATGACAGTTATCGTTATTGCTGGACCATTATTCTTATATAAAGATAACCAGCCAGTACCTAGCCATTTCCTTATTATGTCAGCAATCTGTGCAGTTATTGGATTAATCTGTCTTATGTTTACATCTCATTGGTGTAAAGAGCGTATTATTACAGAGCCAGTTGTTGAGAAAAAAGAAAAGCTTAACTACTTCCAGGTAATTAAAGATATTACTAAAAACAAAGCATTACTCGGAGTTATGTTATCAAGCTTTATCGGTATTGTTGGAGCAGGTATGGTTAACGGATTAAATACTTATTTATTCCGCGATTATTTTGGAAATGTTGCCATCATGGCAGTTTCAGGTATGTTAAGTGTAATCTGGTCACTTATTGCATTTGTAGGCACAAAATTTGTTGCTAAGAAATTTGGAAAGAAAGAATGGATTATGTACAGTGCAACTTTCTCAGTTGTTGTTTATGCTATTTTATTCTTCTTCCCACTTGAAAATCCTATGCTCTTTATTATCATCAACGGAATCTGCTATCTTGGAGTAAGTGGTTTCCAAGTATTAGTTTGGGCACTTGTAAATGATGCAATTGATTATCAGGAACTTCAGACAGGAAAACGTAATGAAGGAATTGTATATTCAGCATATACATTCTTCCGTAAACTTGCTAATGCTGTATCAGGAAGTATGAGTAGTTTTGCACTTGCAATTGCTGGATTCCAGGTTAATGAAGCTGTCCAGAATGAAGCATTCTCAGGACGTCTTTGGAAAACATATACAGGTTTATATGTTGTAGGATATTTATTAGCTGTTCTGGTATTAAAATTTATCTACCCTCTTACAAAAGAGAAAACAGCTGAAATGTTACAGGATTTAGCTGACAAGCGAAATGCTGCTACTGCAGAATAA
- a CDS encoding helix-turn-helix domain-containing protein has product MKKQGYKMEYLKILDSTQRSFGQKKSYTIVFIAGGIGYMHQEDDNIVCTMEDLIFIKPGNKVKLEYRKNKYPLEVYVLYIGEELLRKLSDEETRLDEAFDFVPYQVKIVHSESESAMLIKNISKKLYSMNNEPPKFARSLYEKSLLTMILVLALRSSVQEDVQIKTNKKKHVVMDDIFIYIREHLTEDISLERLENEFYVSRYHIVREFKKMTGETPHSYIVKSRLDLCRHYIEQGKSIREVYALGGFGGYNHFFRAFKKEYGVTPMQYYNNLQIDRNEK; this is encoded by the coding sequence ATGAAAAAGCAAGGCTACAAAATGGAATATTTGAAAATATTGGATAGTACCCAGCGAAGCTTTGGGCAAAAGAAGAGCTATACAATTGTATTTATAGCTGGTGGGATAGGGTATATGCACCAGGAGGATGATAATATTGTATGTACTATGGAGGATTTGATATTTATTAAGCCAGGTAATAAAGTAAAGCTTGAATATCGTAAAAATAAGTATCCTCTTGAAGTTTATGTTCTTTATATAGGTGAAGAACTTTTAAGGAAATTGTCAGATGAAGAAACAAGACTTGATGAAGCGTTTGATTTTGTTCCGTATCAAGTTAAGATTGTTCATTCTGAGAGTGAATCGGCTATGCTTATAAAGAATATATCCAAAAAGCTCTATTCTATGAATAATGAGCCGCCTAAATTTGCCCGCTCATTATACGAGAAAAGCCTATTAACTATGATTCTTGTACTTGCACTTCGCTCATCTGTTCAGGAGGATGTACAGATTAAGACGAATAAGAAAAAACACGTTGTAATGGATGATATTTTTATTTATATCAGAGAACATTTGACAGAAGATATCTCGTTGGAGCGCTTGGAAAATGAATTTTATGTAAGCCGTTATCATATAGTAAGAGAGTTTAAAAAAATGACAGGTGAGACACCTCATTCATACATTGTAAAGAGCAGACTTGATTTATGCCGCCATTATATAGAGCAGGGGAAAAGTATTCGTGAGGTATATGCGCTTGGTGGATTTGGAGGGTATAATCATTTTTTTAGAGCATTTAAGAAAGAATATGGTGTTACTCCAATGCAATATTACAATAATTTACAGATTGACAGGAATGAAAAGTAA
- a CDS encoding ATP-binding protein, which produces MKLIERRQYLDKLINVLGTPDIKVITGVRRSGKSKLLEAFRAYIESENPDCNIIQINFNLPDYDDLLTYRALYDYVNAHYVAGKGNFVFIDEVQMCKDFEKAVNGLHASEKYDIYITGSNAFLLSSDLATLFTGRTFEIKVYPFSFSEYMKYFGLKDRYDALDKYVLEGGMSGSYLYKDQEAKYDYIADVFDTLIVRDIRKKYKIRNTQLMDRIVDFLMDNVSNLSSARNITNTLGSMQEKIHHTTVGNYMQYLCNAFAFYKVRRYDIKGKKYLSSNDKYYLSDHTFRYAKLGTKNMDYGRILENIVAIELLRRGYEVYVGILYKKEIDFVAVKRSEKIYIQVSDNISEEKTFEREVAPLLQIKDAYPKYVIARTRHDEYQYEGIKVIDIADWLLDK; this is translated from the coding sequence ATGAAGCTGATAGAGCGTAGACAGTATTTAGATAAGTTAATCAATGTACTTGGGACTCCGGATATCAAGGTCATTACCGGTGTAAGACGAAGCGGAAAGTCAAAGTTGCTAGAAGCATTTAGAGCATATATTGAATCGGAGAACCCGGATTGCAATATTATACAGATAAATTTTAACCTGCCTGATTATGACGATTTACTGACTTATCGCGCATTATACGATTATGTAAACGCACATTATGTTGCAGGTAAAGGGAATTTTGTCTTTATTGACGAAGTGCAAATGTGCAAAGATTTTGAGAAAGCAGTCAATGGACTTCATGCCAGCGAGAAGTATGATATCTATATTACCGGTTCAAATGCCTTTTTGCTAAGTTCGGATTTGGCTACGTTATTTACAGGGCGTACTTTTGAAATAAAAGTATATCCGTTTTCCTTTAGTGAGTATATGAAGTACTTTGGCTTGAAAGACCGCTACGACGCTTTGGATAAGTATGTGCTAGAGGGTGGAATGTCTGGTTCCTATCTTTATAAAGATCAGGAAGCAAAGTATGATTATATAGCTGATGTGTTTGATACACTGATAGTGCGTGATATACGCAAAAAATACAAGATAAGAAATACGCAGCTTATGGACAGAATTGTGGATTTCCTTATGGATAATGTGTCGAATCTTTCGTCTGCGCGTAACATTACCAATACTCTGGGAAGCATGCAGGAGAAGATACACCATACGACGGTTGGCAATTATATGCAATACCTGTGCAATGCATTCGCGTTCTACAAGGTTAGGAGATATGATATTAAGGGGAAAAAGTATTTATCGAGCAACGACAAATACTATTTGAGTGACCATACTTTCCGTTATGCAAAGCTTGGGACAAAGAATATGGATTACGGGCGGATACTAGAGAATATCGTGGCGATTGAGTTGTTGCGTAGAGGATATGAGGTATATGTGGGCATATTATATAAGAAGGAAATAGATTTTGTCGCAGTGAAGCGGAGTGAGAAAATCTATATTCAGGTATCTGATAATATCAGTGAAGAGAAGACCTTTGAAAGAGAGGTTGCTCCACTTTTGCAGATTAAAGATGCATACCCTAAGTATGTGATAGCCAGAACCAGGCATGATGAATACCAGTATGAGGGAATCAAGGTTATTGACATTGCGGATTGGTTGTTGGACAAATAA
- a CDS encoding DUF5597 domain-containing protein codes for MGKPFNNTQGTLFGIDVTDPLLEKPQNIDEYRFCAKTLKSMMELLVERYGTNRLQAVISENMNGPIKLSFEEYGFEIDMFCDEVTREDGVCLVLEEEKDTFFLIINGCKINPFSRNDQKRNCDFLYMEEGSFQDGEWKRGRRLNGDEIFSPVFNQFTLLKVKLFAY; via the coding sequence ATGGGGAAACCATTTAACAATACTCAGGGAACTTTGTTTGGCATAGATGTAACGGATCCCCTTTTAGAGAAACCGCAGAACATTGATGAGTATCGGTTTTGTGCAAAAACGCTTAAAAGCATGATGGAACTTTTGGTAGAAAGATACGGCACAAACAGACTTCAGGCGGTGATTTCCGAAAACATGAACGGACCAATAAAACTTAGTTTTGAAGAATATGGATTTGAAATAGATATGTTTTGTGATGAAGTCACGAGAGAAGATGGAGTTTGCTTAGTCTTGGAAGAAGAAAAAGATACCTTTTTCCTCATTATAAACGGATGTAAGATAAATCCTTTTTCCAGAAACGATCAAAAGCGCAATTGTGATTTTTTATATATGGAGGAGGGAAGTTTTCAAGATGGAGAGTGGAAAAGAGGGCGCCGTTTGAATGGAGACGAAATCTTTTCACCAGTTTTTAATCAATTTACACTGCTAAAAGTCAAATTATTCGCGTATTAG
- a CDS encoding sensor histidine kinase, with protein MGRVKRSNALSRIFMRYVLVMLGSLVGLVIVAWLLLYLLISVGCIYPANYAEQKINEAYDTILRADKVTAEMIPALCDYVIFSENGEKIGGDLSEQYEQIAWNVAKYGNASGKYFYKVIVRENEYVVLQYRLTPQYHSAFLREHFIGPQNVMIIMSVIGAVAIIIIPSIRFGKRIKKQMQPVLDAIRQIKDQNLEYETSCSGIKEFDDCLSAIDDMRDALRESLEKQWKTEQEKKQQMSALAHDIKTPLTIVRGNAELLSETELTTEQKKNITYVLNGTTQIQSYVKQLIDVTKSWNCNDVTYTTVRLEDFFADIKEQALGLVEIYHQKIDWKAEQSDKKVTIAYDPMFRAVMNVIQNAVEHTKENGIIYIDAKEQDDRLTFIVEDSGSGFTKEALLHGTEQFFMDDTSRNGKAHYGIGLFFAKTVAEKYGGGIKLSSSENTGGARVEIFFLSSQETS; from the coding sequence ATGGGAAGAGTAAAGAGAAGCAATGCACTCAGCAGGATTTTTATGAGATATGTACTGGTCATGCTTGGATCATTAGTAGGTTTGGTGATTGTTGCTTGGCTGCTGCTGTACCTTTTGATTAGTGTGGGCTGTATTTATCCGGCAAATTATGCAGAGCAAAAGATTAATGAAGCATATGATACGATTCTACGTGCAGATAAAGTGACTGCTGAGATGATTCCCGCACTTTGTGATTATGTAATCTTTTCAGAGAATGGAGAGAAAATAGGTGGAGATCTGTCAGAACAATACGAACAGATAGCATGGAATGTTGCAAAGTACGGAAACGCATCCGGGAAATATTTTTATAAAGTAATTGTAAGGGAAAATGAATATGTTGTATTGCAATATCGCCTGACACCTCAATATCATTCAGCTTTTTTGAGGGAGCATTTTATAGGGCCACAGAATGTGATGATTATTATGTCTGTGATTGGAGCGGTAGCGATTATCATCATTCCGTCCATACGTTTTGGAAAAAGAATCAAAAAGCAGATGCAGCCTGTATTAGACGCAATCAGACAAATAAAGGATCAAAATCTGGAATATGAGACATCCTGTTCCGGTATCAAAGAGTTTGATGACTGTTTATCGGCAATCGATGATATGCGAGATGCATTGCGAGAATCTTTAGAAAAGCAGTGGAAAACAGAGCAGGAAAAGAAACAGCAGATGTCTGCTTTGGCGCATGATATTAAAACACCTCTTACGATTGTACGGGGAAATGCAGAACTACTTTCAGAGACTGAACTGACCACAGAACAGAAGAAAAATATCACTTATGTTTTGAACGGCACAACACAGATACAAAGTTATGTAAAACAGTTGATAGATGTCACAAAATCATGGAATTGCAATGATGTTACCTATACAACGGTGAGGTTAGAAGATTTTTTCGCAGATATAAAGGAACAGGCACTCGGACTGGTAGAAATCTATCACCAGAAGATAGATTGGAAGGCGGAACAAAGTGATAAAAAGGTAACGATTGCTTATGATCCAATGTTCCGGGCCGTAATGAATGTGATTCAGAATGCAGTGGAGCATACAAAAGAAAATGGAATCATTTATATTGACGCAAAGGAGCAGGATGACCGGCTGACATTCATTGTGGAGGATAGCGGATCAGGATTTACAAAAGAAGCATTATTGCATGGCACAGAGCAGTTTTTTATGGATGACACAAGTAGAAATGGCAAAGCCCATTATGGGATTGGGCTTTTTTTCGCAAAAACTGTGGCTGAAAAATATGGCGGAGGGATTAAACTTTCAAGTTCTGAAAATACAGGTGGGGCGAGGGTAGAAATATTTTTCCTGAGTAGTCAGGAAACAAGCTAA
- a CDS encoding response regulator transcription factor, producing MAKILAVDDEPAILEMIESILNKDGHLVTKVSNPLKINMEELHRYDLILLDIMMPGIDGFELCKRIRALVDCPILFLTAKTEENSLVNGLSLGADDYISKPFGVMELRARINAHLRREHREHSVRMVLGRVCIQISQKKLLVDDKELPLTKAEYEICEFLAKNRGQVFSKEQILEAVFGFDNESNDSTIITHIKNIRAKFADYDYTPIKTVWGIGYKWEE from the coding sequence ATGGCAAAAATACTGGCAGTTGATGATGAACCGGCAATTTTGGAAATGATAGAAAGCATTTTGAATAAGGATGGACATCTGGTTACAAAAGTAAGTAATCCACTAAAAATTAATATGGAAGAATTACATCGTTATGACCTGATTTTACTGGACATTATGATGCCTGGAATTGATGGCTTCGAATTATGCAAAAGAATCAGGGCACTTGTGGATTGTCCGATTTTGTTTCTTACGGCAAAAACGGAGGAAAACAGTCTGGTAAACGGACTTTCTTTAGGAGCAGATGATTATATTTCAAAGCCATTTGGAGTGATGGAACTTCGGGCAAGGATCAATGCACATCTTAGAAGAGAGCACAGGGAACATTCTGTCCGGATGGTTTTGGGGAGGGTCTGTATTCAAATATCTCAAAAGAAACTATTGGTTGATGATAAGGAACTTCCTCTTACGAAAGCGGAGTACGAAATCTGTGAATTTCTGGCTAAAAACAGAGGACAGGTTTTCTCGAAGGAACAGATATTGGAAGCGGTCTTTGGCTTTGACAATGAGAGTAATGACAGTACCATTATCACGCATATCAAAAATATAAGAGCAAAATTTGCGGATTATGATTATACACCGATAAAAACAGTCTGGGGGATTGGATATAAATGGGAAGAGTAA